GGGAGATCTAGAGATCTTGGTGTCATTTTCTGGGGAGACTAAACCGGTTATCAGTTTGCTTGAAATTTTCAAAAAGTTGAACGGAATTGTAATGTCAATTACTGGTAAAGAAACATCAACATTAGCTAAAAAGTCGGATTTCAAAATAACTCTAGAAGAAAAGGTTAAGCCAG
The window above is part of the Candidatus Bathyarchaeota archaeon genome. Proteins encoded here:
- a CDS encoding SIS domain-containing protein; this encodes GDLEILVSFSGETKPVISLLEIFKKLNGIVMSITGKETSTLAKKSDFKITLEEKVKPGQPRRFYMRVAYVLSPLPVRLIETLSRRGLKLPEYLISWYHSVTQ